A single window of Oceanococcus atlanticus DNA harbors:
- a CDS encoding GH92 family glycosyl hydrolase yields MRAVPLLLLAAAVAACQGGRGQTDATPHAEEISHTDLATYVDPRIGSFPPGFTSPGAALPHGLVAAGPDTEGPFNYGGYSVNNLFITGFSQTHMSAGVYQGGQIPLMPISGQPSEADLSDWGWPSALPFYASNFNKLSEQAEPGYYRVDLLRYAARAEITATQRAALHRYTWQPAGQPGVVLEPSRDLKGHHPATLHYRSDGVISGRVDTRSPDHSVYFALRSDTPYTLHTPAGEALAAGAQLEGENLMVVLRPQASTLQLKIGLSYVDEAGALNNLDQEMPHWDFQRIRDQARATWNQELARIQVTGAPNARLRSFYTALYRSLKFPNLLSDVDGRYRLEDVVRQDQDHPRYTQFSLWDSYRGHSALLAEIVPQRFRDMVMSMVEYAEVAGQLPRWQLANRNPGYMSGDPAVMFVGEAWCRGLLDAAQREKAWAALLATVTPRDEALARGYLPSAQPNNLFEAISGNGREAGTTLEYGLADFALAAMARARGDDAVYQQRLAQSLNYRNLLDPQSGWIRPRDDNGAWATPFQPEYAHGFQEGTSWQYSWLAQHDYAGLFAGMNAVGNVEQRLDTFFGAPLNQLPLLWPAVQNQITLFGIVYLGNQYAPGNEHDLQAPYAYNYLGAPHKTQIAARAAASLYTDTALGMPGNDDLGALSGWLVWTMLGVYPINPGLPHFVIGSPEFASAVLKRPTGDFLIAREHDGYISAAQLDDASLVSASFVLPRGASTLSLQTSQQVTHAFDALPPSISTHPIEAFGCIQ; encoded by the coding sequence ACTATGGCGGCTACTCGGTCAACAATCTGTTCATCACCGGCTTCTCCCAGACCCACATGTCGGCTGGGGTCTACCAGGGTGGCCAGATCCCGCTGATGCCGATCAGTGGCCAGCCCAGCGAAGCCGATCTGAGCGACTGGGGCTGGCCGTCGGCACTGCCGTTTTATGCCTCGAACTTCAACAAGCTGAGCGAACAGGCCGAGCCCGGTTACTACCGGGTTGATCTGCTGCGCTATGCCGCCCGCGCCGAAATCACAGCAACGCAGCGCGCCGCGCTGCACCGTTACACCTGGCAGCCGGCTGGGCAGCCCGGCGTGGTGCTGGAACCCAGCCGTGATCTCAAAGGTCATCATCCGGCCACTCTCCACTACCGCAGCGACGGGGTGATCAGCGGGCGGGTCGACACGCGCAGCCCCGACCACAGCGTCTACTTCGCCCTGCGCAGTGACACGCCCTACACCCTGCACACACCTGCGGGCGAAGCACTGGCAGCGGGCGCCCAGCTTGAAGGCGAGAATCTGATGGTCGTGCTGCGCCCACAGGCGTCGACGCTGCAGCTCAAGATCGGCCTCTCATACGTTGACGAGGCGGGCGCGCTGAACAATCTTGATCAAGAGATGCCGCACTGGGACTTTCAGCGCATCCGCGATCAGGCCCGCGCCACCTGGAATCAGGAACTCGCCCGCATCCAGGTCACAGGCGCGCCGAACGCGCGCTTGCGTAGCTTCTACACAGCTTTGTATCGCAGTCTGAAATTCCCCAATCTGCTCAGCGACGTGGATGGCCGCTACCGCCTGGAGGACGTCGTTCGCCAGGATCAGGACCACCCACGCTACACCCAGTTTTCGTTGTGGGACAGCTACCGCGGGCACAGTGCCCTGCTTGCCGAGATCGTGCCGCAGCGCTTCCGCGACATGGTCATGTCGATGGTCGAATACGCCGAGGTGGCCGGCCAGCTGCCACGCTGGCAACTGGCCAACCGCAACCCCGGCTACATGTCGGGTGATCCGGCGGTGATGTTCGTCGGCGAAGCCTGGTGCCGGGGGCTGCTGGATGCGGCACAGCGCGAAAAGGCTTGGGCTGCGCTGCTGGCGACCGTAACGCCGCGTGATGAGGCGCTGGCGCGCGGCTATCTACCCAGCGCGCAACCGAACAATCTGTTCGAGGCGATCTCTGGAAATGGCCGCGAGGCCGGCACCACGCTGGAATATGGGCTGGCCGATTTCGCCCTGGCCGCCATGGCCCGCGCCCGCGGCGACGACGCGGTGTATCAACAGCGCCTGGCCCAATCGCTCAACTATCGCAATCTGCTGGATCCGCAAAGCGGCTGGATACGCCCGCGCGACGACAACGGCGCCTGGGCCACACCGTTTCAGCCCGAATATGCCCATGGTTTTCAGGAAGGCACCTCCTGGCAATACTCGTGGCTGGCCCAGCACGACTACGCGGGGCTGTTCGCCGGCATGAATGCAGTGGGCAATGTGGAGCAACGCCTGGACACCTTCTTCGGCGCGCCACTCAATCAGTTGCCGCTGCTGTGGCCTGCGGTGCAGAACCAGATCACCCTGTTCGGCATCGTTTATCTGGGCAATCAATATGCACCCGGTAACGAGCACGACCTACAGGCCCCGTATGCCTACAACTATCTCGGTGCGCCTCACAAAACCCAAATCGCCGCGCGCGCCGCCGCTTCGCTCTACACCGACACCGCGTTGGGCATGCCCGGCAACGATGATTTGGGCGCCCTGTCCGGCTGGCTGGTGTGGACCATGCTCGGTGTATACCCAATCAACCCAGGGCTGCCACATTTCGTGATCGGCTCGCCCGAGTTCGCCAGCGCCGTGCTCAAAAGGCCGACTGGCGATTTTCTCATCGCGCGCGAACACGACGGCTACATCAGTGCTGCGCAGCTGGACGATGCAAGCCTTGTATCGGCATCGTTTGTGCTGCCACGCGGCGCCAGCACACTCAGCCTGCAGACGTCGCAGCAGGTTACACACGCATTCGATGCGCTCCCGCCCTCCATCAGCACACACCCGATCGAGGCGTTTGGCTGCATTCAGTAG
- the mepA gene encoding penicillin-insensitive murein endopeptidase has product MSRFATLGLRTSPWWLGALLLSPCLASASTPWESFERPTAGNAESIGEYSNGCLLGGSALPHAGPGYQVVRLERRRNFGHPELVDYLKRLGERVANRNIGTMLVADMAMPRGGRFSRGHRSHQSGLDADIWLRLDVPQLPPDQRWGYSDVPAELYVDRKTWVATDNFRWAQAELIRLAAIDDRVARIFVNPALKKNLCQRRWSEDRSWLRKVRPWWGHDAHFHVRLRCPDGDDCKDQREPPEGEGCDAEVDEWLADFRRPREPAPPRQTPATPAPTPPPPQRCQIILDIDKG; this is encoded by the coding sequence ATGAGCCGATTCGCCACACTCGGACTGCGCACATCACCGTGGTGGCTGGGCGCCTTGCTGCTCAGTCCCTGCTTGGCCAGCGCATCAACACCATGGGAATCATTTGAGCGCCCAACCGCCGGCAATGCCGAATCCATCGGCGAGTACAGCAATGGCTGTCTGCTCGGCGGTAGCGCCCTGCCGCACGCTGGACCTGGTTATCAGGTTGTACGGCTGGAGCGGCGACGCAATTTTGGCCATCCGGAATTGGTCGATTACCTCAAACGTCTGGGCGAACGTGTTGCCAACCGCAATATCGGAACCATGCTGGTCGCTGACATGGCGATGCCGCGTGGCGGTCGCTTCAGTCGCGGCCATCGCAGCCACCAATCCGGCCTGGACGCCGATATCTGGCTACGGCTAGATGTCCCACAGCTGCCGCCCGACCAACGCTGGGGCTACAGCGATGTCCCCGCCGAACTCTATGTCGACCGCAAGACCTGGGTGGCCACCGACAATTTTCGCTGGGCCCAGGCCGAGCTGATCCGCCTGGCCGCGATTGATGACCGGGTGGCGCGCATCTTCGTCAACCCGGCACTGAAGAAGAACCTGTGCCAGCGACGCTGGAGCGAAGACCGCAGCTGGCTGCGCAAAGTACGCCCCTGGTGGGGTCATGACGCCCACTTTCATGTGCGGCTACGCTGCCCGGACGGCGATGATTGCAAGGATCAACGCGAACCACCTGAGGGCGAAGGTTGTGATGCCGAAGTGGACGAGTGGTTGGCCGATTTCCGGCGCCCTCGCGAGCCTGCGCCACCACGTCAGACGCCGGCCACGCCAGCGCCCACACCCCCACCACCGCAACGTTGTCAGATCATCCTGGATATCGACAAAGGCTGA
- a CDS encoding efflux RND transporter permease subunit: protein MTTTDRIVAGFADKLLAHRKFFAVFFALTTLFFAWSASNVRLDPGFLKLIPIEHEYMVTMMDYMDEFSGANMLLVNVRWTGEGDMYNPEFFEVLEKVTNDVFFIPGIDRTKVSSLFTPDTYYIEVTEEGFQGRPVVPAEYSGSTEQLEQIRNNVENGGQIGLLVANDLKGALIRASLQEYDRDKDPDEEQAVDYWKVQQMLEDIRDKYENENIEINIIGFAKLLGDVIYGLLGVFAFFGLAFAITVLLLYLYTRSIKITITALVVAMLPVLWLIGLLPLIGLGIDPMSILVPFLIFSIGVSHAVQMTSAWRMEVGNGADSVEAAKLSFVKLFIPGAIALLTEALGFGVIMFIAIPIVTELGITACLGVLLMIITNKLVQPIILSYLTLEQSSIEHSAKAEQGFGGAMWDKVAACAEPRNAVWVFAVALALMALATWQSRHLVIGDSGVGVPELHEDSRYNTDNRKIAESYDIGVDLLTVIVEAPDFETDSCLQYPVISLIDKFELYMRGVDGVQSVTSVASVGKLVITAFNEGNPRWQALPRTSAGLSTGSKAFDPRLGLNSEGCRAIQVLIFTEDHEGPTIAHIIEDIKTFIADNPVDGVTMRLASGNVGVMAATNEEVKRAEVKMLLSLFSALILFCLISFRSWTALICVLVPLVGVTVMGNALMAMLDIGLKVATLPVIALGVGVGVDYGIYLFERIQHYMHDPEMSFREAFARSMRDRGSAIVFTALTMSVGVLTWMMSALKYQADMGLLLGFLFLVNMFGAICLLPALGSWFFRNRGVRNA, encoded by the coding sequence ATGACGACGACTGATCGTATCGTTGCCGGTTTCGCTGACAAGCTGCTGGCCCATCGCAAGTTCTTTGCGGTGTTTTTCGCGTTGACCACGCTGTTCTTTGCCTGGAGTGCGAGCAATGTTCGCCTTGATCCGGGCTTTCTCAAACTCATCCCCATCGAGCATGAATACATGGTCACGATGATGGATTACATGGATGAGTTTTCCGGCGCCAACATGCTTCTGGTCAATGTCCGCTGGACCGGCGAAGGTGACATGTACAACCCGGAATTCTTCGAGGTTCTGGAGAAGGTCACCAACGATGTTTTCTTCATTCCAGGGATCGACAGAACCAAGGTGTCCTCGCTGTTCACGCCGGACACCTATTACATCGAAGTCACCGAGGAAGGCTTCCAGGGGCGCCCGGTGGTGCCGGCCGAGTACAGCGGATCGACCGAGCAACTGGAGCAGATTCGCAACAATGTTGAGAACGGTGGGCAGATCGGTCTGCTGGTCGCCAACGACCTGAAAGGCGCGCTGATCCGGGCCAGCCTGCAGGAGTACGACCGCGACAAGGATCCGGACGAAGAGCAGGCGGTGGACTACTGGAAAGTCCAGCAAATGCTTGAGGACATCCGCGACAAGTACGAAAACGAAAACATCGAGATCAACATCATTGGCTTCGCCAAGCTGCTGGGTGATGTGATCTACGGCTTGCTTGGCGTGTTTGCCTTCTTCGGTCTGGCTTTCGCCATCACCGTATTGCTGTTGTATCTGTACACCCGCTCGATCAAGATCACTATCACTGCTTTAGTGGTGGCGATGCTGCCGGTGCTGTGGCTGATTGGCCTTTTGCCTCTCATCGGCCTGGGTATCGACCCAATGTCGATTCTGGTGCCGTTCCTGATTTTCTCCATCGGGGTTTCGCATGCGGTGCAGATGACCAGTGCCTGGCGTATGGAGGTGGGCAACGGTGCGGATTCGGTCGAGGCGGCCAAGCTGTCGTTCGTCAAGTTGTTCATACCTGGCGCGATCGCCTTGCTGACCGAGGCGCTGGGTTTCGGCGTGATCATGTTCATCGCCATCCCGATCGTGACCGAATTGGGCATCACCGCATGCCTGGGCGTGCTGCTGATGATCATTACCAACAAGCTGGTGCAGCCGATCATCCTGTCGTATCTGACCCTGGAGCAGTCCAGCATCGAGCACTCGGCCAAGGCTGAGCAGGGCTTCGGCGGAGCCATGTGGGACAAGGTGGCGGCCTGTGCCGAGCCGCGCAACGCGGTCTGGGTCTTTGCCGTCGCGCTGGCCCTGATGGCGCTGGCCACCTGGCAGTCACGTCATCTGGTGATCGGTGATTCCGGTGTCGGGGTGCCCGAGCTGCACGAGGATTCGCGTTACAACACCGACAACCGCAAGATTGCTGAGTCCTATGATATCGGCGTGGATTTGCTCACGGTGATTGTTGAGGCACCGGACTTCGAAACCGATTCCTGCCTGCAGTACCCGGTGATCAGCCTGATCGATAAGTTCGAGCTGTACATGCGCGGGGTTGACGGTGTGCAGTCGGTGACCAGTGTGGCCAGTGTGGGCAAGCTGGTGATTACCGCGTTCAATGAAGGTAACCCGCGCTGGCAGGCCCTGCCGCGCACCTCGGCGGGGCTGTCCACCGGGTCCAAAGCGTTTGACCCGCGTCTGGGCCTGAACAGCGAAGGCTGCCGTGCCATTCAGGTGCTGATTTTCACCGAGGATCATGAAGGTCCGACCATCGCGCACATCATCGAGGACATCAAAACCTTTATCGCCGACAACCCGGTGGACGGTGTGACCATGCGTCTGGCCAGCGGCAATGTCGGGGTCATGGCGGCGACCAACGAAGAGGTCAAGCGCGCCGAGGTCAAGATGCTGCTGTCCTTGTTCTCGGCACTGATTCTGTTCTGTCTGATCAGCTTCCGCTCATGGACGGCGTTGATTTGTGTGCTGGTGCCGCTGGTTGGTGTGACCGTGATGGGCAACGCTCTCATGGCCATGCTCGACATCGGCCTCAAGGTTGCAACCTTGCCGGTGATTGCGCTGGGTGTGGGGGTTGGTGTGGACTATGGCATCTATCTGTTCGAGCGCATCCAGCACTACATGCATGATCCGGAGATGAGCTTCCGCGAAGCCTTCGCCCGTTCCATGCGTGACCGCGGCAGCGCCATCGTGTTCACCGCGCTGACCATGTCGGTGGGCGTGTTGACCTGGATGATGTCCGCGCTGAAATATCAGGCGGATATGGGGCTGCTGCTGGGCTTTTTGTTCCTGGTCAACATGTTCGGTGCAATCTGCCTGCTGCCGGCACTGGGATCGTGGTTCTTCCGCAATCGCGGTGTGCGCAACGCTTGA
- a CDS encoding WD40/YVTN/BNR-like repeat-containing protein produces MSDKNDVDVETKTHEAEGSWLSGWPAMLLSVAIVGAAIYSFSPRPKPDYPKTEVHVQDLLVTDLAQRGSRIVAVGEQGTILYADEATGPWSQADVDQDRGSNLTRVLFVDDNTVVAVGHDSWILRSTDRGESWREVLFNPERAEPLLGIAGPFDGELLAYGAFGQIQVSHDAGETWTRSELVKEQSEDSAEQDNAASSDPFSDNYDPFAAFGDGGGGFDDFSTRHLNAIIQSEDGALWLAGERGLVARSNNLGASWTQFEIDYNGSFYGLLETAEGRMIVHGMRGNVFYSDDQGENWTRSQSNTRESLYGGVRKANGEILLAGGSNSVIKSSDAGKTFTRVTPKKAKALTAVLVIAPGQWLTAGEAGVLLQGPNAVAAK; encoded by the coding sequence ATGTCCGACAAAAACGATGTGGATGTCGAGACCAAGACGCATGAAGCAGAAGGTTCATGGTTGAGCGGCTGGCCGGCCATGTTGCTTTCGGTGGCGATTGTCGGCGCGGCGATTTATTCGTTCTCGCCACGACCCAAGCCGGACTACCCGAAAACGGAAGTGCATGTACAGGATCTGCTGGTCACCGATCTGGCGCAACGGGGTTCGCGCATCGTGGCGGTGGGCGAGCAGGGCACCATTTTGTATGCCGATGAGGCCACGGGGCCCTGGTCGCAGGCCGATGTTGATCAGGATCGTGGCTCCAATCTGACCCGAGTGCTGTTTGTCGATGACAACACAGTGGTGGCAGTGGGGCATGATTCCTGGATTTTGCGCAGCACTGATCGCGGTGAAAGCTGGCGCGAAGTGCTGTTCAACCCGGAGCGTGCCGAGCCGCTGTTGGGCATTGCTGGGCCCTTTGATGGCGAGCTCCTAGCTTACGGTGCGTTCGGCCAGATCCAGGTTTCGCACGACGCTGGTGAGACCTGGACACGCAGTGAACTGGTCAAGGAGCAGAGCGAGGACAGTGCAGAGCAAGACAATGCCGCGAGTTCGGATCCGTTCAGCGACAACTACGATCCGTTTGCTGCCTTTGGCGATGGCGGCGGTGGCTTTGATGATTTCAGTACGCGCCATCTCAACGCCATTATCCAGTCCGAGGACGGTGCGCTGTGGCTGGCTGGCGAGCGCGGTTTGGTCGCACGCTCGAACAATCTGGGGGCAAGCTGGACCCAGTTCGAAATTGACTACAACGGCTCATTTTACGGTCTGCTGGAAACCGCCGAAGGCCGCATGATTGTTCACGGTATGCGTGGCAATGTGTTCTACAGCGATGATCAGGGCGAAAACTGGACGCGCAGTCAGAGCAACACGCGTGAATCGCTGTATGGCGGCGTGCGCAAAGCCAATGGTGAGATCCTGCTCGCCGGCGGCAGCAACAGCGTGATCAAGTCCAGCGATGCGGGCAAGACCTTTACCCGCGTAACCCCCAAGAAAGCCAAAGCGCTGACCGCTGTGCTGGTCATCGCGCCCGGCCAGTGGCTGACCGCCGGCGAAGCCGGTGTGCTGCTGCAGGGCCCCAATGCCGTTGCGGCGAAATAA
- a CDS encoding acetyl-CoA C-acyltransferase encodes MNEAVIVAVARTAIGKAFRGAFNDTEAPVLGGHVIKAALERAGVAPAEVDDVILGAAAQQGTQAYNLGRLCAYTAGLPHSVAGMTLDRQCSSGLMSIAIGAKDIMVGEKKIVVAGGLESISLVQNKHKNTYKAVSKAVIASEPTAYIPMIETAEIVAERYGISRQAQDEYALQSQQRVAAAQQAGLFEDEIVPLSVDKQLFDRETKQPSGHERVTLSQDEGNRADTTLESLSALKPVFKDGRWVQQGQHITAGNASQLSDGAAVVTVMSRAEAEKRGLPILGIYRGTAVAGCAPDEMGIGPVFAIPKLLDHAGLSVADIGVWELNEAFAVQVLYCRDKLGIPNARLNINGGAISIGHPFGMSGARMVGHALLEAKRRSEKYAVVTMCIGGGMGAAALFEVPN; translated from the coding sequence ATGAATGAAGCAGTGATTGTGGCGGTGGCACGCACCGCCATCGGCAAAGCTTTTCGCGGCGCTTTCAACGACACCGAAGCACCGGTGCTCGGTGGCCATGTGATCAAGGCTGCGCTTGAGCGCGCCGGCGTCGCGCCCGCAGAGGTTGATGACGTCATTCTCGGCGCCGCCGCCCAGCAGGGTACCCAGGCTTACAACCTCGGCCGGCTGTGTGCGTACACCGCAGGCCTGCCGCACTCGGTGGCGGGCATGACCCTGGATCGCCAGTGTTCCTCCGGCCTGATGAGCATTGCCATCGGTGCCAAGGACATCATGGTGGGTGAGAAAAAGATTGTCGTGGCCGGCGGTCTGGAGTCGATCTCGCTGGTCCAGAACAAGCACAAGAACACCTACAAGGCCGTGTCCAAGGCGGTCATCGCCAGCGAGCCGACCGCCTACATACCGATGATCGAAACGGCTGAAATCGTGGCCGAGCGTTACGGTATTTCACGCCAGGCCCAGGACGAATATGCCCTGCAAAGCCAGCAGCGCGTGGCGGCTGCGCAACAGGCCGGGCTATTCGAGGACGAGATCGTTCCGCTGAGCGTGGACAAGCAGCTGTTCGATCGCGAGACCAAGCAGCCGTCCGGACATGAGCGCGTGACCCTGAGCCAGGATGAAGGCAACCGCGCAGACACCACCTTAGAGTCGCTCAGCGCACTCAAGCCGGTGTTCAAGGACGGGCGCTGGGTCCAGCAGGGGCAGCACATCACCGCCGGCAATGCATCGCAGCTGTCTGACGGCGCCGCCGTGGTAACGGTCATGAGCCGCGCCGAAGCGGAAAAGCGCGGGCTGCCCATACTCGGGATCTACCGCGGCACCGCAGTGGCTGGCTGTGCCCCGGATGAAATGGGCATTGGGCCGGTGTTTGCCATTCCCAAATTGCTTGATCACGCCGGTCTGTCGGTGGCCGACATCGGCGTTTGGGAACTCAACGAAGCCTTCGCTGTGCAGGTGCTGTACTGCCGCGACAAGCTGGGCATCCCCAATGCGCGTTTGAACATCAACGGTGGAGCCATTTCGATCGGTCATCCGTTTGGTATGTCGGGGGCGCGCATGGTGGGTCATGCCTTGCTCGAGGCCAAACGTCGCAGCGAAAAATACGCTGTGGTCACCATGTGCATTGGTGGCGGCATGGGAGCCGCGGCCTTGTTCGAAGTACCCAATTGA
- a CDS encoding MaoC family dehydratase, translating into MSVVFESVDSVLAAKGKTLGVSEWVEITQERVNQFADATDDHQWIHVDPDKAAQGPFGATIAHGYLTLSLVSRFLPELAELRNLKMGVNYGTDKVRFPNAVKVGSRVRGHGEMIDAQEVKGGVQATIRVTVEIEGEDKPACVADAISRYYF; encoded by the coding sequence ATGTCAGTCGTGTTTGAGTCGGTGGACTCGGTTCTGGCGGCCAAGGGCAAGACCCTGGGCGTGAGTGAATGGGTTGAAATCACGCAAGAGCGGGTCAATCAGTTTGCGGATGCAACAGATGACCACCAGTGGATTCATGTTGACCCCGACAAGGCCGCGCAGGGTCCGTTCGGCGCGACCATCGCGCACGGCTATCTGACCCTGTCTCTGGTCAGCCGTTTTCTGCCTGAGCTGGCCGAGTTGCGCAACCTCAAGATGGGTGTCAACTACGGCACCGACAAAGTGCGTTTCCCCAATGCGGTCAAAGTCGGCTCGCGTGTGCGTGGGCACGGCGAAATGATCGATGCGCAGGAGGTCAAAGGCGGTGTCCAGGCAACCATCCGCGTAACCGTGGAAATCGAAGGCGAAGACAAGCCGGCCTGTGTGGCCGATGCGATCTCGCGCTACTACTTCTAG
- a CDS encoding META domain-containing protein has translation MRLLNALCLLAVLLPLSACQFLTGNAREDEMARGFSPDELVGPQWVVEDIADQGMIDASRVTLNFDASGRVYGNASCNGYSGQYKQAGDAWTFSQLITTKKMCPKALMEQEQRFTAVLSQVDEIRRDASGALILLGPQGHRIVARAQTP, from the coding sequence ATGCGACTGCTCAATGCCCTGTGCCTGCTTGCTGTGCTACTGCCCTTGAGTGCATGTCAGTTTCTGACCGGCAATGCACGGGAGGATGAGATGGCGCGTGGGTTTTCCCCGGATGAGCTGGTCGGCCCGCAATGGGTGGTGGAAGACATTGCCGATCAGGGCATGATCGACGCTTCCCGGGTGACCCTGAACTTTGACGCCAGTGGCCGGGTGTATGGCAATGCCTCCTGCAATGGCTATTCCGGTCAGTACAAGCAGGCCGGCGATGCGTGGACGTTTTCCCAGCTGATCACGACCAAGAAAATGTGCCCCAAAGCCCTGATGGAACAGGAACAACGCTTCACGGCGGTGTTGTCGCAGGTGGATGAAATCCGCCGCGATGCCAGCGGCGCTCTGATACTGCTTGGCCCGCAAGGCCATCGCATCGTGGCTCGGGCGCAGACGCCCTGA
- a CDS encoding glutathione S-transferase, producing the protein MLTVHHLENSRSHRLLWLLEELEVPYQVKLYKRDAKTSLAPAELKNIHPLGKAPVITDGDRVIAESGAIIEYLVDTYGQGRLVPAAGSEEFLRYRYWMHYAEGTLMPLLVMTLLFNRVERAPLIVRPIAKAISAQVRKAYLGPNLEANIGFLESELAHSTWLAGDELSAADIQMSFPVEALMVRASQNGAALPNLTAYMARIQARPAYARAVEKGGPLTLLS; encoded by the coding sequence ATGCTCACTGTCCATCACCTGGAAAATTCGCGCTCACACCGGCTGCTCTGGCTGCTTGAAGAACTCGAGGTGCCCTACCAGGTCAAGCTCTACAAGCGGGATGCCAAAACCAGCCTGGCCCCGGCCGAACTCAAGAACATCCACCCGCTGGGCAAAGCGCCGGTGATCACCGATGGTGATCGGGTGATCGCCGAATCCGGCGCGATCATCGAATATCTGGTCGACACCTACGGCCAGGGTCGCCTGGTGCCGGCGGCCGGCAGCGAGGAATTTCTGCGTTACCGCTACTGGATGCACTACGCCGAAGGGACCCTGATGCCGCTGCTGGTCATGACCCTGCTGTTCAATCGTGTCGAGCGCGCACCCTTGATTGTGCGCCCCATCGCCAAGGCGATTTCAGCCCAGGTGCGCAAGGCCTATCTGGGTCCCAATCTGGAGGCCAACATCGGCTTTCTCGAAAGCGAACTGGCGCACAGCACCTGGCTGGCCGGCGACGAACTCAGCGCCGCCGACATCCAGATGAGCTTCCCGGTGGAGGCGCTGATGGTGAGGGCGAGCCAGAATGGTGCCGCACTGCCCAATCTGACGGCCTACATGGCGCGTATCCAGGCCCGCCCGGCCTATGCGCGCGCGGTCGAAAAAGGCGGCCCGCTGACCCTTCTGTCCTAG